The DNA sequence TGCCTTCATTCCTGCGCAAACCGTGCGTGACGTGATCGACACCGTCGGTGACGCGGAAGTCGTCGTTCCGGTGCTGCCGATGGCCGACACGGTGAAGGTGACCGACGACGCTTCGCTCATCGTCGGCACGGAGGACCGCACCCGCCTGCGCACGGCCCAGACACCGATCGGCTTCACCCTCGACGCGTTCCTCGCGGCCGGCTTCACGACGGCGGTCCCGGCGGGCGCGGCGACCGTGCCGGGCCACCCGGACGCGATGCGCGTCACGACCGATTTCGAACTTTCACTGGCCGAGGCGATCGCGGCGGCACCGAAGAACGAGGAGACGCTGTGAGGATCGGCAACGGGGTCGACGTCCACCCGATCGAACCGG is a window from the Amycolatopsis sp. cg9 genome containing:
- a CDS encoding 2-C-methyl-D-erythritol 4-phosphate cytidylyltransferase — its product is MNVVVIVTVAHHASDWELALTPVHGEALLTHTVRGLLDVPEISSVLVAAPQRCAKSYSEALEGLPCRVVPGSLRQAFAVVEPEVPRDSVVLLHDALRAFIPAQTVRDVIDTVGDAEVVVPVLPMADTVKVTDDASLIVGTEDRTRLRTAQTPIGFTLDAFLAAGFTTAVPAGAATVPGHPDAMRVTTDFELSLAEAIAAAPKNEETL